One Sporomusaceae bacterium ACPt DNA window includes the following coding sequences:
- a CDS encoding IS66 family transposase ISSwo2, with the protein MQTQAQLEEENAELKKRVQELEALNKWYMEQLKLLRQKKFGASSEKSKRDDQEQLNLFNEAEAERQPIAVEPDVETMSYQRKKGKRGENIKDLPVEVIEYTLPEGEQTCPACGEELHVMSKEVRKELTIVPAKVKVIEHVNYVYGCRNCEKNNIETPIITANAPKALLPKSMVSAELMAYIMSQKFVNAMPLYRQEQEFKRLGVTLSRQNLSNWVIKGVALLDPLLAALKKELLSRDLLHADETTLEVLCEPGRPAQTDSYMWLYRTSGDTDHPVVLYDYQEGRSGQFAKAYLAGFSGYLQTDGWHGYHKVEEAGVTLCGCWAHVRRKFNEALVGPAAKQPDSKEAIGLAYCNKLFDVEKKAEHMTPEERHELRQKEAKPIIEEFYKWIEACWADTLPQSLLGKALTYAQNQKKYLTAYLADGRIEISNNRAERSIKPFVIGRKNWLFCNTPGGAKSSAAVYSIIQTAIENGLNPQAYLEYAFRQIQLQDTRSVLKNYFRGLKKFL; encoded by the coding sequence TTGCAAACACAGGCACAGCTTGAAGAAGAAAATGCGGAATTAAAGAAACGCGTTCAGGAATTGGAAGCGCTCAACAAGTGGTATATGGAGCAGTTGAAGCTGCTTCGCCAAAAAAAGTTTGGCGCTTCTTCGGAAAAAAGTAAACGCGATGACCAGGAACAGTTAAACCTCTTCAATGAGGCGGAAGCTGAGCGCCAACCGATTGCTGTGGAGCCGGACGTGGAAACCATGAGTTATCAGCGCAAAAAGGGTAAACGCGGAGAAAACATAAAGGACTTGCCGGTAGAAGTGATTGAATATACTCTGCCAGAAGGTGAACAGACCTGCCCTGCTTGCGGTGAAGAGCTGCATGTTATGAGCAAGGAAGTACGTAAGGAATTGACGATTGTTCCGGCAAAGGTCAAGGTTATCGAGCACGTAAACTATGTATACGGTTGCCGAAATTGCGAGAAAAACAATATAGAGACGCCGATCATCACGGCTAACGCGCCGAAAGCGTTGCTGCCTAAGAGCATGGTATCCGCCGAGCTTATGGCCTATATCATGAGCCAAAAATTCGTCAATGCTATGCCGCTGTATCGGCAGGAGCAGGAATTTAAGCGGCTTGGCGTAACGCTTTCCCGCCAAAACCTGTCCAACTGGGTTATTAAAGGTGTCGCACTTTTGGATCCTTTGTTAGCAGCCCTAAAAAAAGAGTTGCTTTCAAGGGATTTGTTGCACGCCGATGAAACTACTCTGGAAGTGTTGTGTGAACCCGGCAGACCGGCACAGACAGATTCCTATATGTGGTTATATCGAACGTCCGGGGATACGGATCATCCGGTTGTGCTCTATGACTACCAGGAAGGGCGCAGCGGGCAATTTGCCAAGGCGTACCTTGCAGGGTTTTCCGGCTATCTTCAGACCGATGGTTGGCATGGCTATCACAAGGTAGAAGAAGCCGGTGTAACCTTGTGCGGCTGTTGGGCACATGTTCGGAGAAAATTCAATGAAGCCTTGGTCGGCCCTGCGGCTAAACAGCCGGATAGTAAAGAAGCGATAGGTCTTGCCTATTGCAATAAGCTTTTCGACGTTGAAAAAAAGGCCGAGCACATGACGCCGGAAGAACGGCATGAACTAAGGCAAAAAGAAGCTAAACCAATTATCGAAGAGTTTTATAAATGGATAGAAGCTTGTTGGGCTGATACCTTGCCGCAAAGTCTACTGGGCAAGGCGCTTACCTATGCCCAAAATCAGAAAAAGTATCTGACAGCCTATTTGGCCGATGGCCGCATCGAAATATCGAATAATCGTGCGGAGCGATCTATCAAGCCTTTTGTGATTGGACGAAAAAACTGGCTGTTTTGCAATACGCCTGGTGGCGCAAAATCGTCCGCCGCTGTTTACAGCATAATCCAAACGGCCATAGAAAACGGATTAAATCCACAAGCTTATCTGGAATATGCCTTTAGGCAAATCCAACTGCAGGATACGCGCTCTGTATTGAAAAACTACTTCCGTGGGCTGAAGAAATTCCTGTAA
- the nrgA_3 gene encoding Ammonium transporter, translating into MRKLWTIFTLCLLLLVIFVPAVFAEGEAPAEAAKIDTGDTTFVLISAALVMIMTPGLALFYGGMVRTKNALATIMQSFFIIGLISVQWVLFGYSLAFGPDISHFVGALDWIGLNGVGQDPNADYAATIPHLAFMIFQGMFAVITPALITGAFAERMKFPAFVVFTLLWATLVYDPVAHWVWGVGGWLRELGVLDFAGGTVVHIISGVSGLVIALMIGKRKGYGSEVMMPHHLPMTVIGASLLWFGWFGFNAGSALGANGLAASAFVTTHIAAAAATVSWVLTEWIHHGKPTILGAASGCVAGLVAITPAAGFVSPIPAVIIGLAAGIICFLAVAVVKAKVGYDDSLDAFGVHGIGGTWGAIATGLFASTSVNPAGADGLFYGNAGQLTTQLIGVGASWITAIVMTFIIIKVIGLFMQVRASAEQEVQGLDITEHGERGYAYQDFMTGSPVSFSVSTSAATQEIVAKKTTLA; encoded by the coding sequence ATGAGAAAGCTGTGGACTATTTTTACTCTATGCCTGTTGCTGCTAGTTATCTTTGTACCGGCAGTATTCGCTGAAGGCGAGGCTCCGGCCGAAGCGGCCAAAATTGATACCGGTGATACTACATTTGTTCTTATAAGTGCTGCACTTGTTATGATTATGACTCCTGGTCTGGCCTTATTCTACGGTGGTATGGTAAGAACGAAAAATGCTCTGGCCACCATCATGCAAAGCTTCTTTATTATCGGTTTGATATCTGTACAGTGGGTGCTGTTCGGTTACTCGCTTGCTTTTGGCCCGGACATCAGCCATTTCGTTGGTGCTTTAGACTGGATTGGGCTTAACGGTGTTGGGCAAGACCCGAATGCTGATTACGCAGCAACAATTCCTCATTTGGCCTTCATGATTTTCCAAGGAATGTTCGCAGTCATCACTCCGGCCCTAATTACCGGCGCTTTCGCTGAACGTATGAAATTTCCTGCATTTGTAGTATTTACCCTGCTCTGGGCTACTCTGGTGTATGACCCTGTTGCTCACTGGGTATGGGGCGTAGGCGGTTGGTTGCGTGAGTTGGGCGTACTTGATTTCGCCGGCGGTACTGTAGTTCATATCATCTCTGGTGTATCCGGTTTAGTCATCGCCCTCATGATTGGCAAACGCAAAGGATATGGCTCCGAAGTTATGATGCCTCACCATCTGCCTATGACTGTTATCGGCGCTTCACTCCTCTGGTTTGGCTGGTTTGGCTTTAACGCCGGCAGTGCACTTGGCGCTAATGGTCTTGCTGCATCTGCTTTTGTTACTACTCATATTGCTGCTGCTGCCGCAACTGTTTCCTGGGTATTAACTGAATGGATTCACCATGGCAAACCCACTATTCTTGGCGCAGCTTCAGGGTGCGTAGCCGGCCTTGTTGCCATTACCCCGGCTGCCGGTTTTGTTAGCCCTATCCCCGCAGTTATTATCGGCCTTGCCGCAGGTATCATCTGCTTCCTGGCAGTAGCTGTGGTTAAAGCTAAAGTTGGTTATGATGATTCTCTTGACGCCTTTGGCGTGCATGGTATCGGCGGCACCTGGGGCGCCATTGCCACCGGCTTGTTTGCTTCCACATCTGTTAACCCTGCGGGCGCTGATGGTCTGTTCTATGGCAATGCCGGTCAGCTCACCACTCAGCTTATTGGTGTAGGTGCCAGCTGGATTACCGCCATTGTAATGACTTTTATCATTATTAAGGTTATCGGCCTGTTTATGCAAGTCCGGGCTTCTGCCGAACAAGAAGTACAAGGTCTTGACATTACCGAACATGGTGAACGCGGTTATGCTTATCAGGACTTCATGACTGGTTCTCCTGTCAGCTTTAGTGTATCCACTAGCGCTGCCACCCAAGAAATAGTTGCCAAAAAGACAACACTGGCGTAA
- the glnB_4 gene encoding Nitrogen regulatory protein P-II — protein sequence MRPITKVDIITRPEKLEELKDAMNKIGVTGMTVTQVYGCGLTKGHTEVYRGQEYNINLVPKVKVEIVVCEVPVERVLEAAKTACRTGKIGDGKIFVYPVANAVRIRTGEEGDIAIMDPADMPK from the coding sequence ATGAGACCAATAACTAAAGTTGATATCATTACCCGCCCGGAAAAACTTGAAGAACTTAAAGATGCCATGAACAAAATCGGCGTAACAGGCATGACAGTAACCCAAGTTTATGGCTGCGGTCTAACTAAGGGTCACACTGAAGTGTATCGCGGTCAGGAATACAACATTAATCTGGTTCCTAAAGTCAAAGTTGAAATTGTTGTCTGCGAAGTGCCGGTTGAACGGGTTTTGGAAGCTGCTAAAACAGCTTGCCGTACCGGTAAAATCGGTGATGGTAAAATCTTTGTCTACCCTGTCGCTAACGCAGTCCGCATTCGCACCGGCGAAGAAGGCGACATCGCCATCATGGACCCGGCCGATATGCCGAAGTAG
- the feoB_4 gene encoding Fe(2+) transporter FeoB: protein MSHCHSYLDHIDIPEGAKKIVLVGNPNVGKSVFFNALTGMYVDVSNFPGTTVDISHGRYGKDVVVDTPGVYGISSFNDEETVARDVILSADLILNVVDAVHLERDLFLTLQVIDTGIPTIVALNMMDEAADQGLKVDVDLLEHLLGVPVIPTVAVKGKGVEEVKTRIYEARTGHIPPDLKTHLQGMLNRIGSWAEALLVLEGDPHVAERHGVPAGDMREEIYHARRRRVNDIVKHVVSETEEGASFSTKLGRYMLRPVTGIPIFIAVLYAMYYLIGVIVAQDIVGFTEETVMQGMYEPAIRAIVGKFVSEGSALGAILIGEFGLLTMTVTYVLGLLLPLVVGFYLALSIMEDSGYLPRLATLVDRIMTGIGLNGRAIIPLILGFGCVTMATITTRILGTKRERTIATSVLGLAIPCSAQLGVIAGMLAGIDTKYIAIYVVVILLVLGVIGKILNKVLPGESSDLLIDLPPIRLPRGENVLKKTVTKSYAFLLEATPLFMVGALIISGLQLSGLLESIQVALAPLTEGLLKLPKETATAFIMGIIRRDFGAAGLSDMDLTPAQTLVALVTITLFVPCIASVMVMFKERGNKEGALIWISSWVFAFVIGAIVAAFVI from the coding sequence ATGAGTCACTGTCATAGCTACTTAGATCATATAGATATTCCAGAGGGTGCAAAAAAGATTGTTCTCGTCGGTAATCCCAATGTTGGAAAATCAGTATTTTTTAACGCTTTAACCGGTATGTATGTAGACGTATCAAACTTTCCAGGCACAACTGTTGATATATCACACGGACGTTACGGCAAGGATGTGGTGGTTGATACTCCCGGTGTGTACGGAATATCCTCCTTTAACGATGAGGAGACTGTAGCCAGAGATGTCATTCTGTCGGCCGACCTTATTTTGAACGTAGTTGATGCTGTACACTTGGAACGCGACTTGTTTTTGACGCTGCAGGTAATTGATACCGGCATCCCGACAATTGTTGCGCTCAATATGATGGATGAAGCGGCAGATCAGGGGTTGAAAGTTGATGTCGATCTGCTTGAGCACCTATTGGGCGTACCGGTTATTCCAACGGTAGCTGTGAAGGGTAAGGGCGTTGAGGAAGTTAAAACCCGTATATATGAAGCCCGTACCGGTCACATACCGCCAGACCTGAAAACTCATCTCCAAGGCATGCTCAACCGGATTGGTTCCTGGGCTGAGGCCCTGCTCGTGCTTGAAGGCGATCCTCATGTTGCGGAACGGCATGGTGTGCCTGCCGGCGACATGCGGGAGGAAATATATCACGCCCGCCGGCGCCGGGTTAACGACATCGTAAAGCATGTAGTATCAGAGACTGAGGAAGGCGCCAGTTTTAGTACTAAGCTGGGGCGGTATATGCTGAGACCGGTAACAGGCATTCCGATATTTATTGCTGTGCTGTATGCTATGTACTATCTGATTGGTGTTATTGTCGCCCAGGATATCGTTGGTTTTACCGAAGAAACTGTAATGCAAGGTATGTATGAGCCGGCGATTCGTGCCATAGTCGGAAAATTTGTCAGCGAAGGGTCGGCGCTTGGCGCAATCCTAATTGGTGAATTTGGACTCTTGACGATGACGGTAACTTATGTCTTGGGATTGCTGCTGCCGCTGGTTGTCGGCTTTTATCTGGCTTTATCGATTATGGAAGACTCGGGTTATTTACCACGTTTGGCCACACTGGTTGACCGCATCATGACCGGTATTGGCCTAAACGGTCGCGCTATTATTCCCCTTATCCTCGGTTTTGGTTGCGTAACTATGGCTACCATTACAACCAGGATTCTGGGTACCAAACGTGAGCGTACTATTGCTACCTCTGTGCTGGGGTTGGCCATACCATGTTCAGCGCAGTTAGGTGTTATTGCCGGGATGCTTGCTGGCATTGATACGAAATATATTGCTATATATGTAGTCGTGATTTTACTGGTGCTGGGTGTCATTGGGAAAATACTCAATAAAGTATTGCCAGGTGAATCCTCCGACCTCTTGATCGATTTGCCGCCCATTCGTCTGCCGCGCGGCGAGAATGTGCTAAAAAAGACTGTGACCAAATCGTATGCCTTCCTATTGGAGGCTACGCCGCTGTTTATGGTGGGGGCGCTTATCATTTCCGGCTTGCAACTGAGCGGACTTCTTGAAAGCATCCAGGTGGCGCTTGCCCCGTTGACTGAAGGACTTCTTAAACTTCCCAAAGAAACTGCTACCGCTTTTATTATGGGTATTATCCGCCGTGACTTCGGTGCCGCCGGTTTGAGTGATATGGATCTTACACCGGCACAAACTCTGGTAGCACTGGTAACAATTACATTGTTTGTTCCGTGTATAGCGTCAGTAATGGTTATGTTTAAAGAGCGCGGGAACAAAGAGGGTGCGTTGATTTGGATAAGTTCCTGGGTGTTTGCCTTTGTTATCGGCGCTATTGTAGCTGCGTTCGTAATCTAG
- the btuF_2 gene encoding Vitamin B12-binding protein, with product MKTKLFSFMAIMILTLALVGCGASKQATAPANDGVKIVDDLNRTIVLKQPAKRIISLYSAHTENLLALGLEAEIIGVSPAESDPAVKSKPVFDYRADPEKVLAAQPDIVIIRPFIKQSYPDFVKTLEQANVKVVCLYPEKFEEFDGYIQKLAVLTGKEKQAADMLAAFHARLKAVAERTARAPVKKRVYFEATATEYRTITPDSMPGTVLKLAGGINIAADAQPLKTGSSIAAYGSERLLMKAEDIDVFVAQRGPMNPGVTPDSITQRPGFDKIKAVRDGKVYIVDEKLVSSPVFRLAEGVEQLAKIIYPEVFAGE from the coding sequence ATGAAAACCAAGTTATTTAGTTTTATGGCAATTATGATACTGACGCTGGCTTTGGTTGGCTGTGGCGCGTCCAAACAGGCAACGGCCCCTGCTAACGACGGTGTAAAAATAGTTGACGACTTAAATCGGACGATTGTACTCAAGCAGCCGGCCAAGCGCATTATTTCGCTGTATTCGGCCCATACCGAAAATTTGCTGGCGCTTGGCCTGGAGGCTGAAATTATCGGCGTCAGTCCGGCCGAATCCGACCCGGCCGTTAAATCTAAGCCGGTATTTGACTATCGCGCCGACCCCGAAAAGGTATTGGCGGCACAGCCTGACATTGTTATCATCAGACCGTTTATCAAACAAAGTTATCCGGACTTTGTTAAAACCTTGGAGCAGGCCAATGTGAAAGTTGTCTGCCTATACCCTGAGAAGTTTGAAGAGTTTGATGGTTATATTCAAAAGTTGGCTGTGTTAACAGGCAAAGAAAAACAAGCTGCGGACATGCTGGCAGCATTTCATGCCAGGCTGAAGGCAGTAGCCGAGCGAACTGCCCGGGCTCCGGTTAAAAAACGGGTATATTTTGAGGCCACTGCTACCGAGTACCGGACCATCACACCTGACAGTATGCCGGGCACTGTGCTTAAGCTGGCCGGAGGCATCAATATCGCCGCCGATGCCCAGCCGCTTAAAACCGGCAGCAGCATTGCCGCATATGGCAGTGAGCGGCTCTTGATGAAGGCTGAAGACATTGATGTGTTCGTGGCGCAACGCGGCCCCATGAACCCGGGAGTAACGCCAGACAGTATAACGCAGCGCCCGGGTTTTGACAAGATAAAAGCCGTGCGTGACGGCAAGGTCTACATTGTTGACGAAAAGCTGGTGTCAAGCCCCGTCTTCCGGTTAGCTGAGGGAGTCGAGCAATTGGCTAAAATCATTTACCCTGAAGTATTTGCCGGAGAATGA
- the yclP gene encoding Petrobactin import ATP-binding protein YclP, whose translation MIKVENIKFGYAAKQVLQDVSLMIAAGSFCGIVGPNGSGKTTLLNLITGQLKAASGSIAINGRDIGSYSIEELARHIAIVPQNMDIRFPYTCLEIVGMGRTPYKARLKGLTQEDLDIIEQAMRITDTLDFAGRLVTELSGGERQRVIFAKALVQQPEILFLDESFSNMDIYYSIKCLNLLKELCAKQGLTVVSIIHDLNLVSTFCSDVAVLKDGRLVKHGQASAVLEPELIRQVFNIKVVRAGHTGLAVLSEL comes from the coding sequence ATGATAAAGGTAGAAAATATAAAATTCGGCTATGCGGCCAAGCAAGTATTGCAAGATGTTAGTCTGATGATTGCGGCGGGCAGCTTTTGCGGTATTGTCGGTCCGAATGGCTCAGGCAAGACGACATTGCTTAACCTGATTACCGGGCAGCTTAAGGCTGCGTCCGGCAGTATTGCTATCAACGGGCGGGACATCGGTTCGTACAGTATTGAGGAACTGGCCCGCCATATTGCTATTGTGCCGCAGAATATGGACATCAGGTTTCCGTATACTTGCCTTGAAATTGTCGGTATGGGCCGCACTCCCTACAAGGCCCGGCTTAAAGGCCTGACGCAAGAAGATTTGGATATTATTGAGCAAGCCATGCGGATTACCGATACGCTTGATTTTGCCGGACGGCTGGTTACTGAACTGAGCGGCGGCGAACGTCAGCGGGTGATATTTGCCAAAGCGCTGGTCCAGCAGCCGGAAATTTTGTTTCTGGATGAGTCTTTTTCCAATATGGATATTTATTACAGCATCAAGTGTTTAAACTTGCTTAAAGAGCTGTGTGCCAAGCAGGGGCTGACGGTAGTGTCAATCATTCATGACCTTAATCTGGTCAGCACCTTCTGCTCCGATGTCGCCGTACTCAAAGACGGACGTCTGGTAAAACATGGCCAAGCCTCCGCTGTACTCGAACCTGAGCTTATCCGCCAAGTATTCAACATCAAAGTTGTCAGGGCCGGCCATACCGGTCTGGCCGTATTATCCGAACTTTAA
- the hmuU_2 gene encoding Hemin transport system permease protein HmuU, with protein MSSSSLTALLARQQAKTRVAGVVLLTAIVLFTLAAVGFGRADIGMADAAAVIYGKVTGNPAAYSHLNAAMTAIIWDIRLPRILAAIVVGGGLAVAGVVFQALLMNPLADSYTMGVSTGAAFGASVAIYLNIFAQGGLPVTVFAFGGAIATLLIVMSIARVGGYVSSANLVIAGIIVSSILSAAISMVKSLAGEQVSAIVAWLIGSLAAKSWEHVLYGWPLVLAACFLCYYYAEDLNIVSLGDREARSLGINASRLRTVLLAAGALITAVCVAIGGIIGFIGLIVPHMVRMLAGSDNKTLIPLCGLTGGILLLVADTFGRSVGNVEIPVGVLTTLLGGPFFVYIFRMRNKTLQ; from the coding sequence ATGAGTAGCAGCTCGTTAACGGCGCTCCTCGCCCGTCAGCAGGCCAAAACCCGTGTGGCAGGTGTGGTGTTGCTGACGGCCATTGTGCTGTTTACTTTGGCTGCGGTTGGCTTTGGTCGGGCGGATATCGGCATGGCCGACGCTGCCGCTGTTATTTATGGCAAAGTTACCGGCAACCCGGCAGCTTACAGCCATCTAAATGCCGCTATGACGGCTATTATCTGGGACATCCGCCTGCCCCGCATCCTGGCGGCTATTGTGGTCGGCGGCGGCCTGGCGGTAGCGGGGGTTGTCTTTCAGGCGCTGTTAATGAATCCCTTGGCTGACTCATACACCATGGGTGTATCTACCGGTGCGGCGTTTGGCGCCAGTGTGGCAATCTACCTTAATATCTTTGCCCAGGGCGGCCTGCCGGTTACGGTATTTGCCTTCGGCGGTGCAATTGCTACTCTCCTCATCGTTATGTCCATTGCCAGAGTCGGCGGCTATGTTTCATCAGCCAACCTGGTTATTGCCGGGATCATTGTCAGCAGTATATTGTCGGCAGCCATCAGCATGGTCAAAAGTTTGGCCGGTGAACAGGTATCGGCTATTGTTGCCTGGCTTATCGGCAGCCTGGCAGCCAAAAGCTGGGAGCATGTGCTATATGGCTGGCCGCTGGTGCTGGCGGCTTGTTTTTTGTGTTATTATTACGCCGAAGACCTCAACATCGTGTCGTTGGGCGACCGCGAAGCGCGCAGTCTGGGCATCAATGCCTCACGGTTACGCACAGTGCTCTTGGCAGCCGGGGCGCTTATTACGGCCGTGTGCGTGGCTATCGGCGGCATCATTGGCTTTATCGGCCTTATTGTGCCCCATATGGTCAGAATGCTGGCCGGATCGGACAATAAGACGCTTATTCCGCTATGCGGCTTGACAGGCGGCATCCTGCTGTTAGTGGCCGATACGTTTGGCCGGTCGGTAGGTAATGTTGAAATCCCGGTGGGGGTGCTGACAACGCTCTTGGGCGGGCCGTTTTTTGTTTATATATTTAGAATGCGCAACAAGACGCTGCAATAG
- the cbiL gene encoding Cobalt-precorrin-2 C(20)-methyltransferase: protein MSGIFYGVGVGPGDPELLTLKAINAIKSADVVIAPRTEKKDESTALSIARPYIQNGTEVLELVFPMNYNAQALSDAWVSNKTIILKLLDAGKKVAFLTLGDPMLYSTYMYVYRLLETSGHNIVNIPGVNSFSAIGNRLGVPLAEGGDILSIVPATIDDERLEKVLAVSDNVVLMKVYKNYSQIVDKLHKFGMVENAVMVSKCGLEGEEIIHDLATSGSQRVNYLSTILTKRSKVSKHALA from the coding sequence ATGTCAGGGATTTTTTATGGTGTCGGCGTTGGACCTGGCGACCCCGAGCTACTAACGCTAAAAGCGATTAATGCGATTAAGTCGGCAGATGTGGTTATCGCTCCCCGTACCGAAAAAAAGGACGAAAGCACGGCGCTGTCCATTGCGCGACCCTATATTCAGAACGGTACCGAGGTTCTGGAATTAGTATTTCCGATGAATTATAATGCTCAAGCGCTATCTGACGCGTGGGTGAGCAATAAAACCATCATCCTGAAGCTCTTAGATGCCGGTAAAAAGGTGGCATTTCTGACGCTGGGTGACCCTATGCTGTACAGCACGTATATGTATGTATACCGCCTGCTGGAAACCTCAGGCCACAATATTGTTAATATTCCGGGGGTAAACTCATTCTCGGCTATTGGTAACCGTTTGGGGGTACCCCTGGCCGAAGGCGGCGACATCCTGAGTATTGTTCCGGCCACCATTGACGACGAGCGCCTGGAAAAAGTGCTGGCCGTGTCCGACAATGTTGTACTTATGAAGGTGTATAAGAATTATAGCCAAATTGTTGATAAACTACATAAATTCGGCATGGTGGAAAACGCCGTTATGGTTTCTAAGTGCGGCCTTGAAGGCGAAGAGATCATCCATGACTTAGCTACATCCGGCAGCCAAAGAGTAAATTATTTGTCAACCATTCTGACAAAACGCTCCAAAGTGAGTAAACACGCATTGGCATGA
- the lpd gene encoding Dihydrolipoyl dehydrogenase gives MVYDIAVIGGGPGGYVAAIRAAQLGGKVLLVEKEKLGGVCLNRGCIPTKTLLKSAEKWEDLKRVAEFGLRADNIGFDFGVVMERKNKVVAGLQSGIEQLVKSNDIDVVRGVAALTGPTGLEVATNKGKESFEARKLIIATGSAPSSVPAPGQQLPAVVTSDDLLNITKVPRSMLVVGAGVVGIEFGVIMKAFGCDVTIVEMLPTILPMADIDIIKRMGLTLRKQGIKTLAGAKVTAIEEVETGVRVKVDTGKEIQEIRVEKVLIAAGRHPVTQGVGLEAAGVAYDRAGIKVNERMETSVPGIYAIGDVTGRSMLAHVASAAGMVAAENAMGLNAVMDYSAVPSCIFATPEIAMVGLTEQEASAKHLDIKSSKFNFAANGKAVSMGETEGLVKIIAEPAGGKILGMHIMGPHASDLIMEGALAIKNGLTAKDIAHTIHPHPTLSETIFESAHGIFGDMIHQIKLKGRNK, from the coding sequence ATGGTGTATGATATAGCAGTAATTGGCGGCGGCCCGGGCGGGTATGTGGCGGCCATCCGTGCCGCCCAATTGGGCGGCAAAGTACTGCTGGTGGAAAAAGAGAAACTGGGCGGGGTATGCCTTAATCGCGGTTGTATCCCCACCAAGACACTGCTGAAAAGCGCCGAAAAGTGGGAAGATCTTAAACGCGTTGCCGAATTCGGCCTTCGCGCCGACAATATCGGCTTTGATTTCGGCGTGGTTATGGAGCGGAAAAATAAAGTAGTTGCCGGGCTGCAGAGCGGTATTGAGCAGTTGGTTAAGAGCAATGACATTGACGTAGTACGGGGGGTAGCTGCACTTACCGGGCCAACCGGCCTGGAAGTCGCTACCAATAAAGGCAAGGAAAGTTTTGAAGCCCGTAAGCTGATTATTGCCACTGGTTCAGCGCCCAGCTCTGTTCCGGCGCCGGGACAGCAACTGCCGGCTGTAGTCACCAGTGATGATCTGCTTAATATAACCAAGGTTCCCCGAAGCATGCTGGTCGTTGGCGCCGGGGTGGTGGGCATAGAGTTTGGCGTTATCATGAAAGCGTTTGGTTGTGATGTGACCATTGTGGAAATGTTGCCCACCATTTTGCCGATGGCCGATATTGATATCATTAAACGAATGGGGCTTACTCTGCGGAAACAGGGTATCAAGACACTGGCCGGTGCTAAAGTAACCGCCATTGAAGAAGTTGAAACAGGTGTACGGGTAAAAGTCGATACCGGCAAAGAAATTCAAGAAATCCGGGTGGAAAAAGTGCTGATTGCGGCCGGACGCCATCCGGTGACACAGGGGGTGGGCCTGGAAGCAGCCGGCGTGGCCTATGACCGGGCAGGTATTAAAGTAAATGAACGAATGGAGACCAGTGTGCCAGGCATCTATGCCATCGGCGACGTGACAGGCCGGAGCATGCTGGCCCATGTCGCCTCAGCAGCCGGAATGGTGGCCGCCGAAAATGCTATGGGTTTGAACGCGGTCATGGATTATAGTGCTGTTCCCAGTTGTATCTTTGCCACTCCGGAAATCGCCATGGTGGGCTTGACCGAGCAAGAGGCGTCGGCAAAACATCTTGACATTAAGTCCAGTAAGTTCAATTTTGCCGCTAACGGCAAAGCGGTGTCCATGGGCGAAACAGAGGGTCTGGTAAAAATTATTGCTGAACCTGCCGGCGGCAAAATACTGGGCATGCACATCATGGGACCGCACGCCAGCGATCTGATCATGGAAGGCGCTCTGGCTATTAAGAACGGGCTGACAGCCAAAGATATTGCTCACACTATTCATCCTCATCCTACTTTGTCGGAGACAATTTTCGAGAGTGCTCACGGCATTTTCGGCGACATGATTCACCAAATCAAATTGAAAGGGAGAAATAAGTAG